From Burkholderia sp. WP9, a single genomic window includes:
- a CDS encoding MFS transporter, translated as METNTSAGGHEHRSQARKATASGWIGSALEYYDFFIYAQAAALIFPQLFFPSGNPKIAIVASLATYGVGYVARPIGALVLGHWGDTHGRKNVLLVCMFLMGFSTMAVGFLPTYHQVGLLAPALLVVFRLIQGFAVAGEISGASSMILEHAPFGRRGYYASFTLQGVQAGQILAAAVFLPLAYYMEESSFNSWGWRIPFLLSAVVLIAGYIIRREVHETPAFAKEDESGNVPKSPIVEAFRYNWGDMLRVVGCSLMNVIPVVATIFGAAYAVQASYGIGFSKSVYLWIPVIGNIVAVLVIPYVGNLSDRIGRRLPIIVGALGAGLLSFGYLYAISIRNVPLAMVMSILMWGIIYQGYNATFPSFYPELFPTRSRVSAMAIGQNIGTTITALLPALFAYVAPPGSHNVPLIIGAITFGITIIAAVTAWSARENYRVKLSDLGEPNAVPIDKLSYERMRAETMAEAKKALA; from the coding sequence ATGGAAACGAATACATCGGCGGGAGGCCACGAGCACCGCTCGCAGGCTCGCAAGGCAACCGCCAGCGGCTGGATCGGCTCGGCGCTCGAGTACTACGATTTCTTCATCTACGCGCAGGCGGCGGCGCTGATCTTTCCGCAACTGTTCTTTCCCTCGGGCAATCCGAAGATCGCGATCGTGGCTTCGCTCGCCACGTATGGGGTCGGTTACGTCGCGCGGCCGATCGGTGCGCTGGTGCTTGGGCATTGGGGCGACACCCACGGCCGCAAGAACGTCCTGCTCGTCTGCATGTTCCTGATGGGCTTCTCGACGATGGCGGTCGGCTTCCTGCCCACGTACCACCAGGTGGGGCTGCTCGCCCCCGCCCTGCTGGTGGTGTTTCGCCTGATTCAGGGCTTCGCGGTCGCCGGTGAAATCTCGGGCGCGAGCTCGATGATTCTCGAACACGCACCATTCGGACGGCGCGGCTATTACGCGAGCTTTACGCTGCAAGGCGTGCAGGCGGGCCAGATTCTCGCCGCCGCGGTATTCCTGCCGCTCGCGTACTACATGGAAGAAAGCTCGTTCAATTCGTGGGGCTGGCGTATTCCCTTCCTGTTGAGCGCGGTGGTGCTGATTGCCGGCTACATCATTCGCCGCGAGGTCCACGAAACGCCCGCCTTCGCCAAGGAAGACGAGAGCGGCAACGTGCCCAAATCGCCGATTGTCGAAGCCTTCCGCTACAACTGGGGCGATATGCTGCGCGTGGTCGGCTGCTCGCTGATGAACGTGATCCCGGTCGTTGCCACGATCTTCGGCGCGGCCTACGCGGTGCAGGCTTCGTACGGCATCGGTTTTTCCAAGAGCGTCTATCTGTGGATTCCGGTGATCGGCAACATCGTCGCCGTGCTGGTGATTCCCTATGTGGGCAATCTGTCCGACCGGATCGGCCGGCGCCTGCCGATCATCGTCGGCGCGCTCGGCGCGGGTCTGCTCTCGTTCGGCTACCTCTACGCGATCAGCATCCGCAACGTGCCGCTCGCCATGGTCATGTCGATCCTCATGTGGGGCATCATCTATCAGGGGTATAACGCCACCTTTCCGAGCTTCTATCCGGAACTGTTCCCGACCCGCTCACGGGTCTCCGCCATGGCCATCGGCCAGAACATCGGCACGACGATCACCGCCCTGCTGCCCGCGCTGTTTGCCTATGTCGCGCCGCCCGGATCGCATAACGTGCCGCTCATCATCGGCGCGATCACCTTCGGCATCACCATCATTGCAGCGGTGACCGCATGGAGCGCACGCGAGAACTACCGCGTCAAGCTGAGCGATCTGGGCGAGCCCAATGCGGTGCCGATCGACAAGCTCAGCTATGAGCGCATGCGCGCCGAGACCATGGCTGAAGCGAAGAAAGCACTCGCGTAA
- a CDS encoding Gfo/Idh/MocA family oxidoreductase translates to MNRIRIAVAGAGYIGRAHMAVAQQSDTCTLSAIVDPSSAAQALAVQAGVPLYRTLEELLERDRPDGVILATPNQLHVEHALTCLAAGVPTLLEKPIAPTVDAAEALVREVERCGVPLLIGHHRAHSPIMARARQLIDEGRLGKLVAVMGSAVFFKPDQYFSDAPWRRQPGGGPILLNMIHEVHNLRMLCGDIVAVQAFSSHATRGFPVEDTVAINLRFASGALGSFMLSDTAASARSWEQTSQENKAYPSYPDEDCYVIAGTFGSLAVPTMRLKTYREAADRSWWKPFETGVADMTRDDPLKLQLDHFGRVIRREAVPLVSASDGLQNLRITEAIAAAADTGLAIDTTPAVAAAH, encoded by the coding sequence ATGAACCGGATCCGGATCGCCGTAGCGGGCGCGGGTTACATCGGCCGCGCGCACATGGCTGTCGCCCAGCAGAGCGACACATGCACGCTGTCGGCGATCGTCGATCCGTCGTCGGCGGCGCAAGCGCTCGCCGTCCAGGCCGGCGTTCCGCTTTACCGGACGCTCGAGGAACTGCTCGAACGGGATCGTCCAGACGGCGTGATTCTGGCCACACCGAACCAGTTGCACGTAGAGCACGCCTTGACCTGCCTCGCGGCCGGCGTGCCGACGCTCCTAGAAAAGCCGATAGCGCCCACGGTCGACGCCGCCGAGGCGCTGGTCCGCGAGGTCGAGCGCTGCGGCGTGCCGTTGCTGATCGGGCATCATCGCGCGCACAGTCCGATCATGGCCCGCGCAAGGCAACTGATCGACGAAGGCCGGCTCGGCAAACTGGTGGCGGTGATGGGCAGCGCGGTCTTTTTCAAACCGGACCAGTACTTCTCCGACGCACCATGGCGGCGCCAGCCGGGCGGTGGGCCGATTCTGCTCAACATGATCCACGAGGTGCACAACCTGCGAATGCTATGCGGCGACATCGTCGCCGTGCAGGCGTTTTCCTCGCACGCGACACGCGGCTTTCCAGTCGAAGACACGGTGGCGATCAACCTGCGCTTCGCGAGCGGCGCGCTCGGCAGCTTCATGCTGTCGGACACGGCGGCAAGCGCTCGCAGTTGGGAGCAGACCTCGCAGGAAAACAAGGCTTACCCTTCGTATCCGGATGAAGACTGCTATGTGATCGCGGGCACTTTCGGCTCGCTCGCCGTGCCCACCATGCGGCTGAAGACCTATCGGGAAGCCGCGGATCGTTCGTGGTGGAAACCCTTCGAAACCGGCGTCGCCGACATGACCCGCGACGATCCGCTCAAGCTTCAACTCGACCATTTCGGGCGTGTCATTCGAAGAGAAGCAGTTCCGCTCGTCAGCGCCAGCGACGGCCTGCAGAACCTGCGCATTACCGAGGCGATCGCCGCAGCGGCCGACACGGGCCTCGCGATCGATACGACGCCCGCAGTCGCCGCGGCCCATTGA
- the aroQ gene encoding type II 3-dehydroquinate dehydratase — MKTFVMLHGINHNMFGKRDPVQYGTVTLAEIDSSLQALGKELGVQVESFQTNSEAAMCERIHRAFTDNADGVMINAGAWTHYSYGIRDALAILTVPVVEVHMSNIHAREAFRHQSVFAEIVKGQICGFGVDSYLLGLRAAVSAAA; from the coding sequence ATGAAAACGTTCGTGATGCTCCACGGCATCAATCACAACATGTTCGGCAAGCGTGACCCCGTGCAATACGGCACGGTGACACTGGCCGAAATCGATAGCAGCTTGCAGGCATTGGGTAAGGAACTGGGCGTCCAGGTCGAGAGCTTTCAGACCAACAGCGAGGCGGCCATGTGCGAGCGCATCCATCGGGCCTTCACGGACAACGCCGACGGCGTCATGATCAACGCCGGCGCATGGACGCATTACAGCTACGGCATTCGTGATGCGCTGGCGATTTTGACGGTGCCGGTGGTGGAAGTCCACATGTCGAACATCCACGCGCGCGAAGCGTTCAGGCATCAATCCGTCTTTGCGGAAATCGTCAAAGGGCAGATTTGCGGCTTTGGGGTCGACAGTTACCTGCTGGGTTTGCGCGCGGCCGTTTCGGCGGCGGCCTAG
- a CDS encoding LysR family transcriptional regulator, with translation MNDSADIRFLLTLRENGSLIAAARKLGLSPSAVTQRLQQLEKKLGAQLVNRSARRLQFTEEGTLLCERGAELVQQFDALFEDLQMRRGGLVGTLRINAPLGFGRRHLAPAIAEFQQQHPDVDIALTLSDRPLTETTDRFDIVVHIGELPVSNLVGYTIAPNARFVCAAPALIKRMGTPDSPDDLSKLPCIVLRENNEDVSLWQFSKGRTRRSVRVSAHLSCNDGDVIRQWACEGRGVILRSEWDVADDLAKGRLIRLLPEWKAPAADVIALTHQRTGLPARTRHFMQYLQSRFRPQPPWRR, from the coding sequence ATGAACGACTCGGCCGATATCCGCTTCCTGTTGACACTGCGCGAAAACGGCAGCCTGATCGCCGCGGCGCGAAAGCTGGGGTTGTCGCCCTCCGCGGTCACCCAGCGCCTTCAGCAACTCGAAAAGAAACTGGGCGCGCAACTGGTGAACCGCTCCGCGCGCCGCCTGCAATTCACGGAAGAAGGCACGTTGCTGTGCGAACGCGGCGCCGAGCTCGTCCAGCAATTCGACGCGCTGTTCGAGGATTTGCAGATGCGCCGCGGCGGGCTCGTCGGCACGCTGAGAATCAACGCGCCGCTGGGGTTCGGGCGGCGGCACCTCGCACCCGCGATTGCCGAGTTTCAACAGCAACATCCGGATGTCGACATTGCGCTCACGCTCTCCGACCGCCCGTTGACCGAGACAACCGACCGTTTCGATATCGTCGTGCATATCGGCGAGTTGCCGGTGTCGAACCTGGTCGGCTACACGATTGCGCCGAATGCGCGTTTCGTCTGCGCCGCGCCGGCATTGATCAAGCGAATGGGCACGCCGGACTCTCCGGACGATTTGAGCAAACTGCCCTGCATCGTGCTGCGCGAGAATAACGAAGACGTCTCGCTGTGGCAGTTCAGCAAAGGCCGCACGCGTCGCAGCGTGCGCGTATCCGCCCACCTGAGTTGCAACGACGGCGACGTGATCCGCCAATGGGCATGCGAAGGCCGCGGCGTGATCCTGCGTTCCGAATGGGACGTGGCCGACGACCTTGCCAAGGGCAGGCTCATCCGTTTGCTGCCGGAATGGAAAGCGCCCGCCGCCGACGTCATCGCGCTCACGCATCAGCGAACGGGGCTGCCGGCGCGCACCCGCCATTTCATGCAGTATTTGCAGAGCAGGTTCAGGCCGCAGCCGCCCTGGCGGCGATGA
- a CDS encoding HAD-IA family hydrolase, translating into MTLASAPAAYPKAVLFDLLTALLDSWSSWNRAAGSEQAGRAWRAAYLRLTYGCGRYIAYEQLVREAAAQVGLPESAALALEADWLTLTPWSGALDALQTLEPHCKLAIVTNCSARLGTQAANLLPVRWDAIVTAEEAGMYKPDPLPYRLALKKLGVAAHEAAFVAGSSYDMFGTAAVGLRTYWHNRVGLPLVSGAQPPEIEAPTLDSLVPWLARFGANQHDLA; encoded by the coding sequence ATGACTCTCGCTTCCGCGCCCGCCGCCTATCCCAAAGCGGTCCTGTTCGACCTCCTGACCGCCCTGCTCGACTCATGGAGCTCATGGAATCGCGCCGCCGGCTCCGAACAGGCGGGCCGCGCATGGCGTGCCGCGTATCTGCGCCTGACCTACGGCTGCGGCCGCTACATTGCGTATGAACAACTGGTGCGCGAAGCCGCCGCACAAGTCGGCCTGCCCGAATCCGCCGCGCTCGCGCTCGAGGCGGACTGGCTGACGCTTACGCCGTGGAGCGGCGCCCTCGACGCGTTGCAAACGCTTGAGCCGCACTGCAAGCTGGCCATCGTCACCAACTGTTCCGCGCGCCTCGGCACGCAAGCCGCCAACCTGTTGCCGGTTCGCTGGGACGCCATCGTCACCGCCGAAGAAGCCGGCATGTATAAACCCGACCCGCTGCCCTACCGCCTCGCGCTCAAAAAACTGGGCGTAGCGGCGCACGAAGCCGCATTCGTAGCCGGTTCCAGCTACGACATGTTCGGCACGGCCGCCGTCGGCTTGCGCACGTACTGGCACAACCGCGTCGGCCTGCCGCTCGTCAGCGGTGCGCAGCCGCCCGAGATCGAAGCGCCGACGCTCGACTCGCTCGTCCCGTGGCTCGCGCGCTTCGGCGCGAACCAGCATGACCTTGCATGA
- a CDS encoding DSD1 family PLP-dependent enzyme gives MKLDQIETPAALIDIARMQKNIARMQGHMNTLGVAFRPHVKTTKCIDVVRAQIAAGARGITVSTLKEAEAFFAAGVSDILYAISMAPSKLPRALALRRQGCDLKLVVDNPTAAAAIAAFGDQHGETFEVWIEVDTDGHRSGITPEQDSLLEVGRILHENGVKVGGVMTHAGSSYELDTPEALAALAEQERAGCVRASQRLREAGIACPAVSVGSTPTALAAEKLEGVTEVRAGVYVLFDLVMHNVGVCALDDIALSVLATVIGHQEDKGWAILDAGWMAMSRDRGTSKQSHDFGYGQPCLLNGTPLPGYLISGANQEHGILSPTGDNPHAAGDITQRFPIGMKLRILPNHACATGAQYPEYHAVTPDGDSVEWRRFQGW, from the coding sequence ATGAAACTCGACCAGATCGAAACCCCAGCCGCGTTGATCGACATTGCGCGGATGCAGAAGAACATCGCGCGGATGCAGGGGCATATGAACACGCTCGGCGTTGCGTTTCGTCCGCACGTGAAGACCACCAAATGCATCGACGTGGTCCGTGCGCAGATCGCCGCGGGTGCGCGCGGCATCACCGTTTCAACCTTGAAGGAGGCGGAGGCCTTCTTTGCCGCGGGTGTCAGCGACATTCTTTACGCCATCAGCATGGCGCCTTCCAAGTTGCCGCGAGCGCTCGCGCTGCGCCGCCAGGGGTGCGATCTGAAGCTCGTGGTGGACAACCCGACCGCGGCTGCCGCCATTGCCGCCTTCGGCGACCAGCACGGCGAAACCTTCGAGGTCTGGATCGAAGTGGACACGGACGGGCACCGCTCAGGCATCACGCCGGAACAGGACAGCTTGCTTGAGGTTGGCCGCATTCTCCATGAGAACGGCGTCAAGGTAGGCGGCGTGATGACCCATGCCGGCTCCAGCTACGAACTCGACACGCCCGAGGCGCTAGCGGCACTGGCGGAACAGGAGCGCGCGGGCTGCGTGCGCGCCTCGCAACGGCTGCGCGAGGCCGGCATTGCATGCCCGGCGGTCAGTGTCGGCTCGACGCCGACCGCGCTTGCCGCCGAAAAACTGGAAGGCGTCACGGAAGTGCGCGCCGGCGTGTACGTACTGTTCGATCTGGTCATGCACAACGTCGGCGTGTGCGCGCTCGACGACATCGCGCTCAGCGTGCTCGCCACCGTGATCGGTCATCAGGAGGACAAGGGCTGGGCCATTCTCGACGCGGGCTGGATGGCGATGAGCCGCGATCGCGGCACGTCGAAGCAATCGCACGATTTCGGTTACGGCCAGCCGTGTCTCTTGAACGGCACGCCGCTGCCCGGCTATCTGATCAGCGGCGCCAATCAGGAACACGGCATTCTTTCCCCGACTGGAGACAACCCTCACGCCGCAGGCGACATCACGCAACGCTTTCCGATCGGCATGAAACTGCGCATCCTGCCGAATCACGCGTGTGCGACCGGCGCGCAGTATCCCGAGTACCACGCGGTTACACCGGACGGCGACAGCGTGGAATGGAGACGCTTTCAGGGCTGGTAA
- the hpaR gene encoding homoprotocatechuate degradation operon regulator HpaR, whose protein sequence is MLLLRAREKMMERFRPLITAHGLTEQQWRVIRALNEHGPMEPRHISDICTISSPSMAGVLARMESMELVTKERFAEDQRRVLVSLTDTSRELVRVISRDLEAHYRELERKVGPEIVERVYRAVDDLLAGLEEEEE, encoded by the coding sequence ATGTTGCTGCTGCGCGCCAGAGAAAAAATGATGGAGCGTTTTCGCCCATTGATTACCGCGCATGGATTGACCGAACAGCAGTGGCGCGTGATTCGCGCGCTGAATGAACACGGTCCGATGGAACCGCGCCACATTTCCGATATCTGCACGATTTCGAGCCCAAGCATGGCCGGCGTGCTCGCGCGCATGGAGAGCATGGAACTGGTGACCAAGGAGCGCTTCGCGGAAGATCAGCGGCGCGTGCTGGTCTCGCTGACGGATACGAGCCGGGAACTGGTGCGCGTGATTTCCAGGGATCTCGAGGCGCATTACCGCGAGCTGGAGCGCAAGGTGGGACCGGAGATCGTCGAGCGCGTGTATCGCGCCGTGGACGATCTGCTGGCCGGTCTGGAGGAAGAGGAGGAGTGA
- a CDS encoding fumarylacetoacetate hydrolase family protein, with amino-acid sequence MFALADHLLHPEGEALPRDVDASAAAALLARGMACRAPVGGAVYATLLNDRAALAALGDAMHAAPYKAPPKAPVLYLKPRNTLAGHRAHVVVPDNALGVEVGASLGVVIGRTATRVSAEQAWHYIAGYTLVADLSVPHMSVYRPSVRFRARDGFCVVGPAVVAARHIPAPDALPINVSLNHGASFSANTASSVRNVAQLLADVTDFMTLSAGDVITLGVPHGSPVAHIGNTATMSIGAMPPLTVSFVAAEAQRGEQP; translated from the coding sequence ATGTTTGCACTTGCCGATCACCTGCTGCATCCCGAAGGCGAGGCGCTGCCCCGCGATGTGGATGCAAGCGCCGCGGCCGCGCTGCTCGCACGCGGCATGGCGTGCCGCGCGCCGGTTGGCGGCGCTGTCTACGCAACCTTGCTCAACGACCGTGCCGCGCTCGCGGCCTTGGGCGATGCGATGCACGCCGCCCCCTATAAAGCGCCGCCCAAAGCGCCGGTACTCTATCTGAAGCCGCGCAACACGCTTGCCGGGCATCGCGCGCATGTCGTCGTGCCGGACAATGCGTTGGGCGTGGAAGTCGGCGCGTCGCTCGGCGTCGTGATCGGCCGCACTGCAACACGCGTTAGTGCGGAACAGGCATGGCACTACATTGCCGGCTACACGCTGGTCGCCGATCTCAGCGTGCCGCATATGAGCGTGTACCGGCCGTCGGTGCGATTCCGGGCGCGCGACGGCTTCTGCGTCGTCGGACCGGCCGTGGTTGCAGCGCGTCATATACCGGCGCCCGACGCGCTGCCGATCAACGTTTCGCTTAACCATGGCGCGAGTTTCAGTGCGAACACTGCGTCGTCGGTGCGCAACGTGGCGCAATTACTCGCGGACGTGACCGACTTCATGACACTCAGCGCGGGCGACGTCATCACGCTCGGCGTGCCGCACGGCTCGCCTGTCGCGCATATCGGCAACACGGCCACCATGTCGATCGGCGCAATGCCGCCGCTCACGGTGTCGTTCGTCGCCGCCGAAGCACAACGGGGAGAACAGCCATGA
- a CDS encoding fumarylacetoacetate hydrolase family protein, which yields MMRGRVAYAGAIHEAYPDAHGVRLADGRVRREDEVVWLAPIEVGTIFALGLNYAEHAKELQFSKQEEPLVFLKGPGTVLGHRGTTRRPADVTFMHYECELAVVIGQTASNVTREHAMQHVAGYMIANDYAIRDYLENYYRPNLRVKNRDGGTVLGPWFVDAADVEDVTQLELRTFVNGTRQQHGNTRDLVTDIPALIEYLSSFMTLAPGDVILTGTPEGIVNVNAGDEVACEIDGLGRLVNTIASDADFNRA from the coding sequence ATGATGCGCGGCCGCGTTGCGTATGCAGGCGCGATTCACGAAGCTTATCCTGATGCTCATGGCGTGCGTCTCGCCGATGGCCGTGTGCGTCGCGAGGATGAAGTGGTCTGGCTTGCGCCGATCGAAGTCGGCACGATCTTCGCGCTCGGTTTGAACTACGCCGAGCATGCAAAGGAGTTGCAGTTCAGCAAACAGGAGGAGCCGCTCGTGTTTCTCAAGGGACCGGGCACGGTGCTCGGTCATCGCGGCACGACGCGCCGCCCTGCAGACGTCACCTTCATGCACTACGAGTGCGAACTCGCTGTCGTCATCGGGCAAACCGCGAGCAACGTCACGCGCGAGCACGCCATGCAGCATGTGGCCGGCTACATGATCGCCAACGACTACGCAATTCGCGACTACCTGGAAAACTACTACCGCCCCAACCTGCGCGTGAAAAATCGCGACGGCGGCACGGTGCTGGGCCCCTGGTTCGTCGACGCCGCGGATGTCGAGGACGTCACGCAACTGGAGTTGCGCACGTTCGTGAACGGCACGCGCCAGCAACACGGCAACACGCGCGATCTCGTCACCGATATTCCGGCGCTGATCGAATACCTGAGCAGCTTCATGACCCTCGCGCCCGGCGACGTGATCCTGACCGGCACGCCGGAAGGCATTGTCAACGTCAATGCGGGCGACGAAGTGGCCTGCGAAATCGACGGCCTTGGCCGTCTCGTCAATACGATCGCATCCGACGCGGACTTCAACCGCGCATGA
- the hpaE gene encoding 5-carboxymethyl-2-hydroxymuconate semialdehyde dehydrogenase produces MRIEHLIDGKASAAKDYFETVNPATQDVLAEVARGGAEEIDAAVRAAKSAFPAWAGKPAAERAKLVRKLGELIAKHVPEISETETKDTGQTISQTRKQLVPRAADNFSYFAEMCTRVDGHTYPTDTHLNYTLFHPVGVCALISPWNVPFMTATWKVAPCLAFGNTAVLKMSELSPLTASMLGNLALEAGIPAGVLNVVHGFGKETGEPLVAHPDVHAVSFTGSTATGNRIVQTAGLKKFSMELGGKSPFVIFDDADFERALDAAVFMIFSNNGERCTAGSRILVQRSIYARFAERFIERAKRLTVGDPLSESTIVGPMISQGHLAKVRSYIELGPKEGATLACGGLAMPELPDAMRKGNFVQPTVFVDVDNRMRIAQEEIFGPVACLIPFDDEADAIKLANDISYGLSSYIWTENTGRALRVAAAVEAGMCFVNSQNVRDLRQPFGGTKASGVGREGGTWSYEVFLEPKNVCVSLGSHHIPRWGV; encoded by the coding sequence ATGCGAATCGAACACCTGATCGACGGTAAAGCCAGCGCCGCAAAAGACTACTTCGAGACCGTCAACCCGGCCACGCAAGACGTGCTCGCAGAGGTGGCCCGAGGCGGTGCGGAAGAAATCGACGCCGCCGTGCGCGCCGCGAAGAGCGCGTTTCCCGCATGGGCCGGCAAGCCCGCCGCGGAACGCGCGAAGCTGGTCCGCAAGCTCGGAGAACTGATCGCGAAGCATGTGCCGGAGATCTCGGAAACGGAAACCAAAGACACCGGCCAGACCATCTCGCAGACGCGCAAGCAACTCGTGCCACGCGCCGCAGACAACTTCAGCTACTTCGCCGAGATGTGCACGCGCGTGGACGGCCATACGTATCCGACCGATACGCATCTGAACTACACGCTGTTTCATCCGGTCGGCGTCTGCGCGCTGATCTCGCCGTGGAACGTGCCGTTCATGACCGCGACATGGAAAGTCGCGCCCTGCCTCGCGTTCGGCAATACGGCGGTGTTGAAGATGAGCGAACTGTCGCCGCTCACGGCCTCGATGCTCGGCAACCTCGCACTCGAAGCCGGCATTCCGGCCGGCGTGCTGAACGTAGTGCACGGCTTCGGCAAGGAAACCGGCGAGCCGCTCGTGGCGCATCCGGACGTGCATGCCGTGTCGTTCACCGGATCGACGGCGACCGGCAACCGCATCGTGCAAACCGCGGGGCTGAAAAAGTTCTCCATGGAACTCGGCGGCAAGTCGCCGTTCGTGATTTTCGACGACGCCGATTTCGAGCGCGCGCTGGACGCCGCCGTGTTCATGATCTTCTCGAACAACGGCGAACGCTGCACGGCGGGTTCGCGCATTCTCGTGCAGCGCTCCATCTATGCACGTTTTGCCGAGCGTTTCATCGAGCGGGCGAAGCGTTTGACCGTGGGCGATCCGCTATCCGAGAGCACCATTGTCGGCCCCATGATCAGCCAGGGCCATCTGGCGAAGGTGCGCAGCTATATCGAACTGGGTCCGAAAGAAGGCGCGACGCTCGCCTGCGGCGGCCTAGCCATGCCTGAGTTGCCCGACGCGATGCGCAAAGGCAATTTCGTGCAACCCACCGTGTTCGTCGATGTCGACAACCGCATGCGCATCGCGCAGGAAGAAATCTTCGGCCCGGTCGCCTGCCTGATTCCATTCGACGACGAAGCCGACGCGATCAAGCTCGCCAACGACATCTCCTACGGCCTGTCGAGCTACATCTGGACCGAGAACACGGGCCGCGCGCTGCGCGTCGCAGCCGCTGTCGAAGCCGGCATGTGCTTTGTCAATAGCCAGAACGTGCGTGATCTGCGCCAGCCGTTCGGCGGCACCAAGGCATCCGGCGTGGGTCGCGAAGGCGGCACCTGGAGCTACGAAGTGTTCCTCGAACCGAAGAACGTCTGCGTATCGCTCGGCTCGCATCACATTCCGCGCTGGGGGGTTTGA
- the hpaD gene encoding 3,4-dihydroxyphenylacetate 2,3-dioxygenase — MGKLALAAKVTHVPSLYLSELDGPHKGCRQPAIDGHHEIGRRCRELGVDTFVVFDVHWLVNSEYHINCAPKFEGVYTSNELPHFIKNMPYACPGNVELGNLIVEVANEMGVKSRAHSETTLGLEYGTLVPMRYMNADQHFKAVSVAGWCVWHDLATSARFGLAVRKAIEERYDGTVAILASGSLSHHFANNGTAEQFMHKVWNPFLELMDRKVVELWEAGDWKTFCEMLPLYNEKCWGEGGMHDTAMLLGALGWDRYDGKVEVVTPYFGSSGTGQINAIFPVTPLPA; from the coding sequence ATGGGCAAGCTCGCATTGGCAGCAAAAGTGACGCACGTCCCGTCGTTATATCTGTCCGAACTCGACGGTCCCCATAAGGGCTGCCGGCAGCCTGCGATCGACGGCCATCATGAAATCGGCCGGCGTTGCCGCGAACTGGGTGTGGATACCTTCGTCGTGTTCGACGTGCATTGGCTGGTGAACAGCGAATACCACATCAATTGCGCGCCGAAGTTCGAGGGCGTGTACACGAGCAATGAACTGCCGCATTTCATCAAGAACATGCCGTATGCGTGCCCGGGCAACGTCGAACTCGGCAATCTGATCGTAGAAGTCGCCAATGAAATGGGCGTGAAGAGCCGCGCGCATAGCGAAACCACACTCGGACTCGAATACGGCACGCTGGTGCCGATGCGCTACATGAATGCGGATCAGCATTTCAAGGCCGTATCGGTAGCGGGCTGGTGCGTGTGGCACGACCTCGCCACGAGCGCGCGTTTCGGTCTCGCGGTGCGCAAGGCGATCGAGGAGCGTTACGACGGCACCGTCGCGATTCTGGCAAGCGGGTCGCTCAGCCACCACTTCGCCAACAACGGTACGGCCGAGCAGTTCATGCACAAGGTGTGGAATCCGTTTCTCGAACTGATGGACCGCAAGGTGGTCGAGTTGTGGGAAGCCGGCGACTGGAAGACCTTCTGCGAGATGTTGCCGCTCTACAACGAGAAATGCTGGGGCGAAGGCGGCATGCACGACACCGCCATGCTGCTCGGCGCGCTCGGCTGGGATCGCTACGACGGCAAAGTGGAAGTCGTCACGCCGTACTTCGGCAGTTCGGGCACTGGCCAGATCAACGCGATCTTCCCGGTTACGCCGCTACCCGCCTGA
- a CDS encoding 5-carboxymethyl-2-hydroxymuconate Delta-isomerase, whose translation MPHLTLEYSANLADHASIGQLCNALAHSLDTQRENEQRVYPLGGIRVRALRCEQYCIADGRADAAFLHANLKIGAGRSEAVKKATGDALFALIKQHFAAEFEQHGLALSLEINEFSEAGTWKHNNLHARLKAE comes from the coding sequence ATGCCGCATCTCACACTCGAATACAGCGCCAATCTCGCCGATCACGCAAGCATCGGCCAACTGTGCAACGCGCTCGCGCATAGCCTCGACACGCAGCGCGAGAACGAACAGCGGGTCTATCCGCTCGGCGGCATCCGCGTGCGCGCCTTGCGCTGCGAGCAGTACTGCATCGCCGACGGGCGCGCCGACGCGGCCTTCCTGCATGCGAACCTGAAGATCGGCGCGGGCCGCTCCGAAGCCGTGAAAAAGGCCACCGGCGACGCTTTGTTCGCGCTCATCAAACAGCACTTCGCCGCTGAATTCGAACAGCACGGCCTCGCGCTGTCGCTGGAGATCAATGAGTTCAGCGAAGCCGGTACGTGGAAACACAACAACCTGCACGCACGCCTGAAGGCTGAATAG